A stretch of the Bdellovibrio sp. 22V genome encodes the following:
- a CDS encoding mannose-1-phosphate guanylyltransferase/mannose-6-phosphate isomerase — MIPVILSGGSGTRLWPVSRQHMPKQFCSIFGQPLQTLTLQRCLQMGTPWIVTSKALQTLTELNLKENKASQVQVVYEPIGKNTAPAIAALCKLLQMKGLGEEIVGIFPSDHLITKEQAFLKVVDFAQKVAADNKVVTLGITPSYPETGYGYIQTRAVSFKEEGPLKAYSVVKFHEKPDLQKAKEFIAQESFSWNAGIFVFKVSHMISLFEKHQPALWKEIAGLKEDASNLETVYGKVQGISIDYAIMEKLNGDELTCVPAEFGWSDVGSWDAVASLQEGQEVLNVKGQDNFVFGDAGKNYSMIGMEDVIVVDTKDAMMLVKKGHSQDVRYVVEALTQQKSSLVKDHVFEYRPWGYFEILKDTENFKSKVIRVNPHSQISYQSHAKREEHWTITKGAGEVVLNDEVIPVKAGSHIHIPLGAKHRIRNNTNEMLEFVEVQLGTYFGEDDIVRYQDDYARK, encoded by the coding sequence TTGATTCCAGTTATACTCTCAGGCGGCAGCGGCACGCGCCTTTGGCCTGTTTCGCGCCAGCACATGCCGAAACAGTTTTGCAGCATTTTCGGCCAGCCTCTTCAGACTTTGACGTTACAAAGATGTTTGCAAATGGGCACGCCGTGGATCGTAACCTCGAAAGCTTTGCAGACGTTGACGGAACTGAATCTCAAAGAAAATAAAGCGTCGCAAGTCCAAGTGGTGTACGAGCCTATCGGAAAAAATACGGCGCCTGCGATTGCCGCTCTTTGCAAACTTTTGCAAATGAAAGGTTTGGGGGAAGAGATCGTCGGGATATTTCCTTCGGATCATCTTATCACAAAAGAACAAGCTTTTTTGAAAGTCGTGGATTTTGCGCAAAAGGTCGCTGCTGATAACAAAGTGGTGACTTTGGGAATCACGCCTTCCTATCCAGAAACAGGATACGGTTACATTCAAACACGTGCGGTGAGTTTCAAAGAAGAAGGTCCTTTGAAGGCTTATTCCGTCGTGAAGTTTCATGAAAAGCCGGACTTGCAGAAAGCGAAAGAATTTATCGCGCAAGAAAGCTTTAGTTGGAACGCGGGGATTTTTGTTTTCAAAGTTTCACACATGATCAGTCTTTTTGAAAAACATCAGCCGGCACTCTGGAAAGAGATCGCGGGATTGAAAGAAGACGCTTCGAATTTGGAAACTGTTTACGGCAAAGTGCAGGGGATCTCGATTGACTACGCGATCATGGAAAAACTGAACGGTGACGAACTTACGTGCGTGCCGGCAGAGTTCGGATGGAGCGACGTAGGTTCCTGGGATGCCGTCGCGTCTTTGCAAGAGGGCCAAGAAGTTCTGAATGTGAAAGGTCAGGATAATTTCGTCTTTGGTGATGCAGGAAAAAACTATTCCATGATCGGCATGGAAGACGTGATCGTCGTTGATACCAAAGACGCCATGATGTTGGTTAAAAAAGGTCATTCCCAGGACGTGCGCTATGTCGTGGAAGCATTGACTCAGCAAAAGTCTTCCTTAGTGAAAGACCATGTTTTTGAATACCGTCCGTGGGGTTACTTCGAGATTTTAAAAGACACGGAAAATTTCAAATCCAAAGTGATTCGCGTGAATCCGCACTCACAGATTTCGTATCAATCCCATGCGAAAAGAGAAGAGCATTGGACGATCACGAAAGGTGCCGGCGAAGTTGTTTTGAATGATGAAGTGATTCCAGTAAAAGCGGGGAGCCATATTCACATTCCTCTGGGAGCGAAACATCGTATCCGCAATAACACCAACGAGATGTTGGAATTTGTCGAGGTGCAGTTAGGAACGTACTTCGGTGAAGATGATATCGTGAGATATCAGGACGACTACGCGAGGAAATAA
- a CDS encoding murein L,D-transpeptidase catalytic domain family protein — protein sequence MKILSFMIITLFSIQSFASSLYDVKIKDQRLYDIVLKQGVPELALQRTFEFLDVNGGKTIRVPAKIREKTKTYMDERDLTIKNDAIAIIDFSLPSSERRLYVINLKTGAVSKHFVAHGKGSGVRIAAKFSNVDGSKMSSLGLYVGGTVYYGGHGASLNLHGLEASNNKAAERDIVVHAANYVSEDYVKETGRLGRSWGCPAVAPGIINKMLTNFKEGGVIYAYHKDLIGKAVKSPTLQEVQPENDDEDIDLPGEEESIRKNEK from the coding sequence ATGAAAATCTTGAGCTTCATGATCATCACGTTATTCAGCATTCAGAGCTTTGCCAGCAGCCTTTATGACGTCAAAATCAAAGACCAACGCCTTTACGATATCGTCTTAAAACAAGGTGTTCCTGAGTTAGCCCTCCAGCGTACCTTTGAATTCCTCGACGTGAATGGCGGCAAGACGATTCGTGTGCCCGCAAAGATTCGCGAAAAAACAAAGACATATATGGATGAGCGAGACCTCACTATTAAAAATGATGCCATTGCCATCATCGATTTCTCTCTTCCTTCCAGCGAGCGCCGTCTTTATGTTATTAATTTAAAAACGGGTGCTGTTTCAAAACACTTCGTAGCCCACGGAAAAGGTTCGGGCGTTCGTATTGCCGCGAAATTCTCGAATGTTGACGGCTCGAAGATGTCTTCATTAGGTCTGTACGTAGGCGGGACGGTTTATTACGGCGGCCACGGAGCTTCGTTGAACCTTCATGGCTTGGAAGCTTCCAACAATAAAGCAGCAGAGCGTGACATTGTCGTTCATGCCGCCAACTACGTTTCTGAAGACTACGTGAAAGAGACAGGCCGTCTTGGTCGTAGCTGGGGCTGCCCTGCCGTGGCTCCTGGAATTATCAATAAGATGCTCACAAACTTCAAAGAAGGCGGCGTGATCTACGCCTACCATAAAGATTTGATCGGTAAGGCTGTAAAGAGCCCGACGCTGCAAGAAGTTCAACCGGAGAATGACGATGAAGACATCGACTTACCGGGTGAAGAAGAGTCCATCCGTAAAAATGAAAAATAA
- a CDS encoding ATP-binding protein: MKSKTSNSTNNTAKNILGCFLILALVAALEFTQTTAWKIPPTTILILAVVLSGFFGRIFLTAFAVVCAWLYLIYGSLTPDNALYAPQNIGLRLLVWSLALPMIGVLIIILKQRTDKPLREQLAELARSEHALRESEERFRAIVSSAHDALIVIDSHSIIQEWNPQAEVMFGWKRSEALSRHLTSTIIPERFREAHNRGLSRFLNTGEGPVLNKRFEIMGLTKEGREIPVELTIYPFKQGDLYFFGSFLHDISEKKKIERIQTTHFDVTRIMTEVNTLEEVIPLALQSLCTGLDFAVAELWLVHKGLFECKGFWPPNEPKYAELHESSQQKVIPDDDLFCKKLLSSLEACWFSDIAKEPKYQRADLVRRAGLKTCVASPIYEGGKVFGVMMFYSQEQLSPDRQIIETLEDTGKKMGLFMRRRLAEEELAVLYRNLEKKVEQRTLDLALANDQLTKEIEEKKVLYEQAQTANRLKDEFLATISHELRTPLNVIIGYSEMLSNEDIPEDELPQYYETIYRNAKAQSQIVNDILDISRIVTGKFKLTVDDVDIPSVIKAATESLRHAAEAKKIRITTTIDPVAATVAGDFGRLQQVMWNLISNAIKFTPQYGHIEIETSVIESQVKITVSDSGIGIDPSFVPYVFERFRQEDATTTRRFGGLGLGLALCKNIVELHGGTIQAHSAGKGKGSVFSVILPVHAVRLQSNLPFDFTENRKPELILQGLRLLVVEDQPDALNLLAKVLSRAGAEVNTAMSASEALKKIVNIKPHVLISDIGMPEQDGYDLIRMVRQLPADHGGNTLAIALTAYAHDEDQGRALREGFNLHVAKPVDSSTLIKTVSELAKGNAPPQPEITM; encoded by the coding sequence ATGAAGTCAAAGACGTCAAATTCCACAAACAACACTGCGAAAAACATCTTAGGATGTTTTCTTATCTTGGCTCTTGTGGCTGCCTTGGAATTTACCCAAACAACAGCATGGAAAATTCCGCCAACAACAATTCTTATTCTAGCTGTGGTTCTTTCCGGTTTCTTTGGTCGTATTTTTCTGACGGCGTTCGCTGTTGTCTGCGCCTGGCTGTACTTGATTTACGGTTCGCTCACGCCTGACAATGCTCTGTACGCCCCTCAAAACATTGGCTTGCGTCTTTTGGTGTGGTCCTTGGCGCTTCCGATGATTGGCGTCCTGATCATCATTCTCAAACAGCGCACGGACAAACCTCTGCGGGAACAACTGGCAGAGCTCGCCCGCTCAGAACACGCCTTACGCGAAAGTGAAGAAAGATTCCGCGCCATCGTTTCCTCCGCGCACGACGCTTTAATCGTGATCGACTCGCACAGTATCATTCAAGAGTGGAATCCTCAGGCCGAGGTGATGTTCGGATGGAAACGGAGTGAAGCTCTTTCCCGGCACTTGACGTCGACAATTATTCCGGAGCGTTTTCGTGAAGCTCACAACCGCGGTTTATCGCGCTTTCTCAATACGGGCGAGGGTCCCGTCCTCAATAAACGTTTTGAGATCATGGGGCTCACCAAAGAAGGGCGTGAGATTCCAGTGGAATTGACGATCTATCCTTTCAAGCAAGGCGATCTCTATTTTTTTGGTTCTTTCCTGCACGATATATCTGAAAAGAAAAAAATTGAACGCATTCAAACCACGCATTTCGACGTGACGCGAATTATGACAGAGGTGAATACTCTGGAAGAGGTCATTCCACTGGCCTTGCAATCGCTTTGCACGGGGCTGGACTTCGCCGTCGCGGAGCTGTGGCTGGTGCATAAAGGACTTTTTGAGTGCAAGGGATTTTGGCCACCGAATGAGCCAAAGTACGCCGAGCTTCATGAAAGCTCGCAACAAAAAGTCATTCCCGACGACGATCTTTTCTGCAAAAAACTATTGAGTTCTCTCGAAGCTTGTTGGTTTTCGGATATCGCCAAAGAGCCTAAGTATCAACGCGCCGATCTGGTTCGTCGGGCCGGCCTCAAAACCTGTGTCGCCAGTCCCATCTATGAAGGCGGGAAGGTTTTTGGCGTGATGATGTTTTATAGCCAAGAGCAGCTTTCTCCCGACCGACAAATTATCGAAACCTTAGAAGATACGGGAAAGAAAATGGGACTTTTCATGCGCCGTCGTCTGGCGGAAGAAGAGCTCGCCGTGCTTTACCGCAACTTAGAAAAGAAAGTTGAACAAAGAACCTTGGATTTAGCGTTAGCGAACGATCAGCTCACCAAAGAAATTGAAGAAAAAAAAGTTCTCTATGAGCAGGCGCAAACGGCGAACCGCCTGAAGGATGAATTTCTTGCGACCATTTCACATGAGCTGCGCACACCTCTTAACGTTATCATCGGTTACAGTGAAATGCTTTCGAACGAAGACATTCCTGAAGATGAGCTGCCGCAATACTATGAAACCATTTACCGTAATGCCAAAGCGCAGTCGCAGATCGTGAACGATATTTTGGATATTTCGCGCATCGTGACTGGGAAATTCAAACTGACGGTGGATGACGTCGATATCCCTTCTGTGATCAAAGCGGCCACGGAGTCCCTTCGTCATGCGGCGGAGGCAAAGAAGATCCGCATCACGACAACTATCGACCCCGTGGCGGCGACCGTGGCGGGTGACTTCGGGCGCTTACAACAAGTGATGTGGAATCTGATTTCGAACGCGATTAAATTCACTCCCCAATACGGTCACATCGAAATCGAAACGAGCGTGATAGAATCGCAAGTCAAGATCACAGTTTCAGACTCCGGTATTGGAATTGACCCCAGTTTTGTGCCCTATGTCTTTGAAAGATTCCGCCAAGAGGACGCCACCACCACCCGCCGCTTTGGCGGTTTGGGATTAGGCCTTGCCCTTTGCAAAAACATCGTAGAGCTGCATGGCGGAACCATCCAAGCCCACAGCGCCGGGAAAGGCAAAGGCTCGGTTTTTTCCGTGATTCTTCCCGTTCACGCGGTCCGTCTGCAAAGCAATCTGCCGTTTGATTTTACTGAAAACCGCAAGCCTGAATTGATTTTGCAGGGTCTGCGTCTGCTTGTCGTCGAAGATCAGCCTGATGCGCTCAATCTTCTCGCAAAAGTTCTTTCGCGCGCGGGGGCTGAGGTCAACACGGCTATGTCCGCCTCTGAAGCTTTGAAAAAAATTGTGAATATAAAACCGCACGTTCTTATCAGTGATATAGGTATGCCCGAACAAGACGGTTACGATTTGATTCGCATGGTTCGGCAGTTGCCCGCAGACCATGGCGGAAACACCTTGGCGATCGCGCTCACCGCTTATGCTCATGACGAAGACCAAGGGCGCGCCCTCCGCGAAGGATTTAATCTTCACGTCGCGAAACCCGTCGATAGCTCCACCCTCATCAAGACGGTCAGTGAATTGGCCAAAGGCAATGCGCCCCCGCAACCCGAAATAACGATGTAA
- a CDS encoding acyl-CoA dehydrogenase family protein, protein MKNFYQEGPRLTNTFRSDETLQKFLKKILPEDVQRTALPHLDHLGHRAATDMLEWSQEAEAQPPQHVPFDPWGRRIDDIKTSNGWKQLEKAAAEEGIVATAYDRRFGPLSRIYQMALLYLYSPSSAIFSCPLAMTDGAARALELYGSMDLKERALPHLLSKDAKIFWTAGQWMTERTGGSDVSGTSTDAHAFSGTSAFGATHSLHGTKWFTSATTSQMALTLARPDGAPTGSKGLSLFYLELRNDQQQLNNIQIHRLKDKLGTKALPTAELSLQGTPARLVGGEGDGIKKIASVLNITRIYNSMCAVGHMRRALDLIQDYSRKRKAFGKLLIDHPLHRGTLLALEEDFRRCFIFSFFVAHLLGKEEVGEISASERVLLRALTPILKLYTAKKSIHISSEVVEMFGGAGYIEDTGLPRLLRDAQVFSIWEGTTNVLSLDMLRAFEKEQALPIVMEHFKNCSAMKDSASSFVDKWTALQKWIGILSKGTPEEWETHARQLAFSVADLMTEGLLYEYKM, encoded by the coding sequence ATGAAAAACTTTTATCAAGAGGGACCCCGCCTCACGAACACATTCCGTTCTGACGAGACCTTGCAGAAGTTTCTTAAAAAGATTCTCCCCGAGGACGTTCAGAGAACCGCACTTCCTCACCTCGATCACCTAGGCCACAGAGCCGCGACCGACATGCTTGAATGGTCACAAGAGGCTGAAGCCCAACCGCCTCAGCACGTTCCTTTTGATCCTTGGGGCCGACGTATCGATGACATCAAAACCTCCAACGGCTGGAAACAGCTAGAAAAAGCGGCCGCCGAGGAGGGCATCGTAGCGACAGCTTACGACCGACGCTTTGGTCCTCTGTCACGCATCTATCAAATGGCTTTGCTTTATCTTTATTCTCCTAGCTCGGCGATTTTTTCTTGTCCCCTAGCGATGACGGATGGAGCGGCTCGCGCTCTTGAACTTTACGGCAGCATGGATTTGAAAGAGCGAGCGCTTCCGCATTTGTTGTCGAAAGACGCGAAAATATTTTGGACGGCAGGCCAATGGATGACGGAAAGGACCGGTGGTTCTGACGTCAGCGGCACGTCGACGGATGCACATGCCTTCTCTGGTACGAGCGCTTTTGGAGCAACACACTCGCTACACGGAACGAAGTGGTTCACATCTGCGACAACTTCGCAGATGGCTTTGACCCTCGCCCGCCCCGACGGCGCCCCCACGGGATCCAAGGGTTTAAGCCTCTTTTACCTGGAACTTCGTAACGATCAGCAACAGCTCAACAATATTCAAATTCACCGTCTTAAAGACAAATTGGGAACAAAAGCTCTTCCCACGGCCGAGCTCAGTTTGCAAGGAACACCTGCACGTCTGGTCGGAGGCGAAGGCGACGGCATTAAAAAAATTGCCAGCGTTTTAAATATCACGCGTATCTATAATTCGATGTGCGCCGTAGGACACATGCGCCGCGCTTTGGATCTGATACAGGACTACTCTCGCAAAAGAAAAGCCTTCGGAAAACTTTTGATCGATCATCCTCTTCACCGCGGCACATTGCTTGCGTTGGAAGAAGATTTCCGTCGCTGTTTTATTTTTAGTTTTTTTGTCGCGCATCTCTTAGGCAAAGAAGAAGTGGGAGAGATTTCCGCTTCCGAACGCGTGCTTCTGCGTGCGCTAACGCCGATTCTGAAATTGTACACCGCTAAAAAATCCATTCATATTTCCAGCGAAGTTGTGGAGATGTTCGGTGGCGCCGGGTATATCGAAGATACCGGTTTGCCGCGCTTGTTGCGTGATGCGCAGGTCTTTTCTATTTGGGAAGGAACGACCAACGTTCTTTCTTTAGATATGTTGCGTGCCTTCGAAAAAGAACAGGCTTTGCCGATTGTCATGGAGCATTTTAAAAACTGTTCCGCGATGAAAGACTCCGCATCTTCTTTTGTCGACAAATGGACCGCCTTGCAAAAATGGATCGGTATCTTGTCGAAGGGCACTCCCGAGGAATGGGAGACCCATGCCCGGCAATTGGCTTTCTCCGTCGCTGACTTGATGACGGAAGGTTTGCTCTACGAATACAAAATGTAA
- a CDS encoding trypsin-like serine protease yields the protein MSRIVFALSLIALVSCTPKNNNDMNGSVGSAIMGGTLVKENSTLASGIVGIFDTQDNAICTGSIIGENIVLTAAHCVTTKPSKLKVIFGNDIDAAMATREPDVLQEYVRRVVDVKVHEDYNPAEHETKETDYADIALIKFQGALPQGYKPVSILPDDSVLRRGVLVTLAGYGVSDIYTEPVDPKKVKNLDEALEYGEVMCDENLRNCLKVEMSGDGVLRETKAPVSSLQETEVRLDESKGHGTCSGDSGGPAYIEKNGQYYLFGITSRGSQLCDSVGVYTNAVYYRTWIAETILKMK from the coding sequence GTGTCCCGTATTGTATTTGCATTAAGCCTTATTGCTTTGGTGTCCTGTACACCTAAAAACAACAACGATATGAACGGATCCGTAGGTTCAGCCATTATGGGCGGGACTTTGGTGAAGGAAAATTCCACTTTAGCGTCAGGAATCGTAGGTATTTTCGATACGCAAGACAATGCGATCTGCACAGGTTCTATTATCGGCGAGAACATCGTTTTGACGGCCGCTCACTGCGTGACGACAAAACCTTCCAAACTTAAAGTCATTTTCGGCAATGATATTGATGCCGCGATGGCCACACGCGAGCCCGATGTCTTGCAAGAATACGTTCGCCGGGTTGTCGATGTGAAGGTTCATGAGGACTACAATCCTGCAGAGCACGAGACTAAAGAGACTGATTACGCGGATATCGCTTTGATTAAGTTCCAGGGCGCTTTGCCACAAGGCTATAAACCCGTATCGATTCTACCGGACGACAGCGTTCTCCGTCGTGGTGTGCTGGTTACTTTGGCGGGATATGGCGTTTCTGATATTTACACAGAGCCCGTAGATCCTAAGAAAGTAAAAAATCTTGATGAAGCTTTAGAGTACGGCGAAGTCATGTGCGATGAGAATCTTCGCAATTGTCTTAAAGTTGAAATGTCAGGCGACGGCGTTTTGCGCGAGACAAAAGCTCCGGTTTCATCTTTGCAAGAAACGGAAGTTCGCTTGGATGAATCCAAGGGACATGGAACTTGTTCGGGAGATTCCGGCGGCCCTGCTTACATTGAAAAGAACGGCCAGTATTATCTTTTCGGAATCACAAGTCGCGGCAGTCAGCTTTGTGACAGTGTCGGCGTTTACACGAACGCGGTTTACTACCGTACGTGGATTGCTGAAACAATTCTTAAGATGAAATAG
- a CDS encoding PAS domain-containing hybrid sensor histidine kinase/response regulator, with protein MDASSAFSSSSSSSYAVDSSPALLWMSGVDGMCSYVNRTWLNFRGSSLQKEKGVGWLDGVHPDDAQMVMDKYSAAVNARANFQLEYRMQKKDGTYVWVLNQGFPRLSEGGEFLGYVGCCLDITEKKEAEAVLRSEKLQAETANKMKSGFLAVATHEIREALGALLGFSEMLSGGDLSRSEKEHYRQSVRRKGAQLSQIINSITDLSKIETGELEVKKADVNLLDLLNEVIATMSLQALEKNVVLRLQFEHNLPRWIYTDGLRLKEILINVIDLAIKYTTKGEVVVEVSPEAQDLLSFVITDTGRGMTVKEQKAIFNPFQSAELELSEGSVGLGLILARNLAQSLGGNVELLFSEPGKGSKFKVTLVRSPSLHKDKMESAGSSMGGANLPLKGMKLLVVDDVKDNQDLVSRYLKKVGVHDLDFAENGAEAVEKARKQDYDCILMDLQMPVMDGLEATKTLRKDGYKKPIWAVTAYALREERDKCLAEGFDDHFAKPIDRKTLIGHLENLKKEKESDANV; from the coding sequence ATGGATGCATCTTCCGCCTTTTCATCCTCCTCATCCTCGTCTTATGCTGTCGATTCATCGCCTGCACTTCTTTGGATGTCGGGCGTGGATGGTATGTGCAGCTACGTGAATCGCACGTGGTTGAATTTTCGCGGTTCCTCTTTGCAAAAAGAAAAAGGCGTCGGATGGCTGGATGGAGTGCACCCTGACGACGCGCAAATGGTCATGGATAAATACTCCGCGGCTGTCAACGCTCGCGCCAACTTCCAATTAGAATATCGAATGCAAAAAAAAGACGGCACCTACGTGTGGGTCTTAAATCAGGGCTTCCCTCGGCTTTCAGAAGGCGGGGAATTCTTAGGTTATGTCGGTTGCTGTCTGGACATCACAGAGAAAAAAGAAGCCGAAGCTGTTCTGCGCAGTGAAAAACTGCAAGCCGAAACCGCCAATAAAATGAAAAGCGGTTTTTTAGCCGTGGCGACGCACGAGATTCGCGAGGCCTTGGGCGCTCTTTTGGGTTTTTCAGAAATGCTTTCCGGCGGGGATCTCTCCCGCTCGGAGAAAGAACATTATCGCCAGAGTGTCCGACGTAAAGGCGCCCAGCTTTCGCAAATTATTAACAGCATCACGGATCTTTCAAAGATTGAGACCGGCGAACTGGAAGTCAAAAAAGCGGATGTGAATCTGCTCGATCTTCTGAATGAAGTGATTGCCACCATGAGTCTGCAGGCGTTGGAGAAGAACGTCGTTCTTAGACTGCAGTTTGAACATAATCTGCCGCGCTGGATTTATACAGACGGACTTCGCCTCAAAGAAATCCTCATTAACGTGATCGACCTTGCAATTAAGTACACCACGAAAGGAGAAGTTGTTGTTGAAGTCTCTCCGGAGGCACAGGATCTTTTATCTTTTGTCATTACCGACACGGGTCGGGGAATGACCGTTAAAGAGCAAAAAGCCATTTTTAATCCGTTTCAGTCAGCAGAGCTGGAGTTGTCCGAGGGAAGCGTAGGGCTTGGCCTTATACTTGCCAGAAATTTAGCGCAATCGTTAGGAGGTAATGTGGAACTTCTTTTTAGTGAACCGGGTAAAGGAAGCAAATTCAAAGTTACTCTCGTGCGCAGTCCTTCATTGCATAAAGATAAAATGGAGTCGGCGGGCAGCTCCATGGGAGGAGCGAACTTGCCATTAAAAGGAATGAAACTTTTAGTCGTCGATGACGTTAAAGACAATCAAGACCTCGTCAGCCGTTACCTCAAAAAAGTAGGGGTCCACGACTTGGATTTTGCTGAAAACGGCGCAGAGGCGGTGGAAAAGGCGCGCAAGCAAGATTACGATTGCATTCTGATGGATTTGCAAATGCCCGTGATGGACGGCTTGGAGGCGACAAAAACTTTAAGAAAAGACGGCTATAAAAAACCGATCTGGGCTGTCACCGCCTACGCTCTTAGAGAAGAGAGAGATAAATGTCTTGCGGAGGGGTTCGACGATCATTTCGCCAAACCCATTGATCGCAAAACTTTGATCGGCCATCTGGAAAATCTAAAAAAGGAAAAAGAGTCCGATGCCAACGTGTGA